The Streptomyces sp. NBC_01237 genomic interval ACTGGCCTCGGCAGAGGAGCGCGTCGGGGAAGTTGATGTTCGCCGCGCGTACCTCGATCAGTGTCTGGCCGTCTCCGGGTGTGGGCCGGTCCGTCTCCTGAAGCTCCATCACCTCGCTCGGCTCGCCGTTCCGGTGCACTCGCCATGCCTGCATGAGGGGCCTCCACAACACTGTCGGCATTACCACTGCTCCGGCGCATACTAAGCGGTCGCTTGCCGATCTGGGAACAGCTGCGGCCCGTCCGGCGCACCGGCCCCCTCACACCCGCTTCGGCTTGGCCCTGACGTGCATGCGCTCCCCCTGGGGCCCGAACAGGCTGAGGTATTCCACCGGTTCGTCACCGGCCGGACCGAACCAGTGGGGCAGCCGGGTGTCGAACTCGGCGGCCTCCCCCGGAGCCAGCACCAGGTCGTGCTCGGCCAGCAGCAGCCGCAGCTTCCCGGAGAGCACGTACAGCCACTCGTACCCCTCGTGCGTACGCCGCTCCGGCACCTCCTGACAGGCGGACTCGTGCACCACCTTGTACGCCTGGAGGCCGCCCGGCCGTCCGGTCAGGGGAAGGGCGGTCTTGCCGCCGTACACGATCGGCTTGGCCCTGACCCTCGGGTCCCCGACGGGCGGCGCACCGACGAGGTCGTCGAGGGGGACCTCATGGGCGCGGGCGATCGGGAGCAGCAGTTCCAGACTGGGGCGCCGCCCGCCGGACTCCAGCCGGGAGAGGGTGGAGACGGAGATTCCGGTGGCGGCGGAGAGCGCGGCGAGCGTGACGCCCCGGTCGGTGCGCAGCCTGCGCAGTCGGGGTCCGACACCGGTGAGCACGGTGTCCAGTTCCGGGTCGTCCCGGTCGTGTTCCTTCATGTCCCCATTGCAGAATCAGCAAGGACGTTTGTCAATCGGGTGGCCCGGCGCCCCAGCGACGCCTGCGGGCGCCCCCCATCACACCGTCCCGGTGGTCCAGCAACTCCACCGCACGCACCCCGGCCACCGCGGCACTCGCCCGCCGCTCCCGCTCCCGCGGTGGCGCACACCCCTCGGGGGCGAGTGTGCCGCTGCGTGCACGCAGACCGCCCGCACGCGGTGGAGTCCGCGCCGAGTCGGCACCTCCGGGTCGGAATATACCCCCTGGGGTATTACTGTTAGGCTGCTGAAGATATACCCCCTGGGGTAAGCAATCGGAAGGAGCGTGTCGTGTTCTTCATCGACACCATGGACACCGCCGGTCTGGGCAACCGCAGCTATCTCGCGGGCGGCGAACGGGCCGCCGCGGTGGTGGATCCGCCGCGTGACATCGACCGGATCATCGCCGCGGCCGCCGCTCGCGGGGTGCGCATCGCCCTGGTGGTGGAGACGCATCTGCACAACGACTACGTGTCCGGCGGCCTCGAACTGGCGCGGATCACGGGCGCCCGCTATCTGGTGCCCGCCGCCGCGCGGGGCTCCTTCGCCCGTACGCCGGTCGCCGACGGAGACACCGTCGAGGTCGACGGCGGACTCACGCTGCGCGCGATGGCCACGCCGGGACATACGCCGCACCACACCTCGTACGTCCTGCGGGAGCACGGCCGTGCCGTCGCCGCGTTCACCGGTGGCTCGCTGCTGATCGGCGGCGTGGGCCGCCCCGATCTGGTCGAGCCCCGGCTGACCGAACGGCTGGCCCGCGCCCAGCACGCCTCGGCGCACCGGCTGGCCGACGCCCTGGACGACGAGGTCGCCGTGCTGCCCACGCACGGCTTCGGCAGCTTCTGCTCCACCACGCCGGGCGAGGGCACCGCGACGACGATCGGTGCCGAGCGCGGCCGGAACGAGGCGCTGGTCAAGGACGTGGACACCTTCGTCGCGGAGCTGCTCGCCGGTCTCGACGACGTTCCCGCCTACTACGCCCACATGGGCCCGGCAAACGCCGCGGGCCCCTCGCCCATCGACCTGACCCCGCCCGCACCGGCGGACGCCGGGGAGATAGCGAGGCGGCTCGCCGCGGGCGAGTGGGTGGTGGACCTGCGCGGCCGCGTCGCGTTCGCCGAGGGGCATGTCGCCGGGTCGTTCAACTTCGAGGGTGCCGGACAGCCCGCCACCTATCTGGCCTGGCTCATCCCGTGGGGCAGGCCGGTCACCCTGCTGGCGTCCACCGCCGAGGAGATAGCGGCCGCTCAGCGCGAGCTGGCACGGGTCGGCATCGACCGGCCGGCCGCCGCGGCCACCGGTGCCCCGGATTCCTGGGTCCGGACAGCTGACGAGCTGCGCTCCTTCGCACGGTCGGACTTCGCGGGGCTGGCCGCCGCCCGCCGCCGCGGCGAGGACCCGGTGGTACTCGATGTACGGCGGGCCTCGGAGCGCGACGGCGCCGCGATCGCCGGCGCGGTGCACATCCCCGTGCACGAACTGCCCGGCCGGCTGGCCGAGGTGCCGCCGGGCGTGGTGTGGGTGCACTGCGCGGGTGGCATGCGGGCGGCGGTCGCCGCGTCGCT includes:
- a CDS encoding helix-turn-helix domain-containing protein, which produces MKEHDRDDPELDTVLTGVGPRLRRLRTDRGVTLAALSAATGISVSTLSRLESGGRRPSLELLLPIARAHEVPLDDLVGAPPVGDPRVRAKPIVYGGKTALPLTGRPGGLQAYKVVHESACQEVPERRTHEGYEWLYVLSGKLRLLLAEHDLVLAPGEAAEFDTRLPHWFGPAGDEPVEYLSLFGPQGERMHVRAKPKRV
- a CDS encoding MBL fold metallo-hydrolase, coding for MFFIDTMDTAGLGNRSYLAGGERAAAVVDPPRDIDRIIAAAAARGVRIALVVETHLHNDYVSGGLELARITGARYLVPAAARGSFARTPVADGDTVEVDGGLTLRAMATPGHTPHHTSYVLREHGRAVAAFTGGSLLIGGVGRPDLVEPRLTERLARAQHASAHRLADALDDEVAVLPTHGFGSFCSTTPGEGTATTIGAERGRNEALVKDVDTFVAELLAGLDDVPAYYAHMGPANAAGPSPIDLTPPAPADAGEIARRLAAGEWVVDLRGRVAFAEGHVAGSFNFEGAGQPATYLAWLIPWGRPVTLLASTAEEIAAAQRELARVGIDRPAAAATGAPDSWVRTADELRSFARSDFAGLAAARRRGEDPVVLDVRRASERDGAAIAGAVHIPVHELPGRLAEVPPGVVWVHCAGGMRAAVAASLLDAAGREVVAVDDVFGAAGEAGLTVVVAERPGATGGPASGSPAPGTTA